In a genomic window of Phyllostomus discolor isolate MPI-MPIP mPhyDis1 chromosome 5, mPhyDis1.pri.v3, whole genome shotgun sequence:
- the CA6 gene encoding carbonic anhydrase 6 isoform X3 has translation MAPVALMSLLLVGALAQHRTEWTYSGGALDEEHWPREHPACGGKRQSPINLQRKKVQYNPSLKPLNLTGYEAQGVEFPVTNTGHSVQISLPPTMRMTAPDGTEYVALQMHFHWGSVPFGISGSEHTVDGLRYVAEIHVVHYNSKYGSYDLAKSAPDGLAVLAALVEVKEYSENTYYSDLLSHLKNVTNSGESTVLSGLHIQDMLPQNLQDYYTYQGSLTTPPCTENVQWFLLADTVPLSRAQIGKLEASLLNHQHKVMQNNYRRTQPLGGRVVEANFKYQPNHPELHFYLHKINRNLEYLRKYMDQKKA, from the exons ATGGCTCCGGTGGCACTGATGTCTTTGCTCCTCGTGGGAGCCCTGGCTCAGCACAGGACCGAGTGGACATACTCAG GGGGGGCGCTGGATGAGGAGCACTGGCCCAGGGAGCACCCTGCCTGCGGGGGGAAGCGACAGTCGCCCATCAACCTGCAGAGGAAGAAGGTGCAGTACAACCCCTCCCTGAAGCCTCTGAACCTGACTGGCTACGAGGCCCAGGGGGTTGAGTTCCCCGTAACCAACACCGGCCACTCAG TGCAGATCAGCCTGCCCCCCACCATGCGCATGACAGCCCCCGACGGCACGGAGTACGTGGCCCTGCAGATGCACTTCCACTGGGGCAGCGTGCCCTTCGGCATCAGCGGCTCCGAGCACACCGTCGACGGGCTCAGATACGTGGCAGAG ATTCACGTGGTCCACTACAATTCTAAATACGGCAGCTACGACCTTGCCAAGAGCGCCCCCGACGGCCTGGCGGTGCTGGCAGCCCTGGTGGAG GTCAAGGAGTACTCCGAAAACACTTACTACAGCGACCTCCTTTCTCACCTGAAGAACGTCACGAATTCAG GAGAAAGCACAGTTCTAAGTGGTCTTCACATCCAGGACATGCTGCCCCAAAACCTCCAGGACTACTACACCTACCAGGGCTCACTCACCACTCCTCCCTGTACTGAGAACGTCCAGTGGTTCCTGCTGGCGGACACGGTCCCTCTCTCCAGGGCACAG ATCGGGAAGCTCGAGGCCTCCTTACTGAACCACCAGCACAAGGTCATGCAGAACAATTACCGCAGGACCCAGCCCCTGGGCGGCAGAGTGGTGGAAGCCAACTTCAAGTATCAGCCTAATC ACCCTGAGCTCCACTTTTACCTACACAAGATCAACAGGAACCTCGAGTACCTGAGGAAATATATGGACCAGAAGAAAGCCTAG
- the CA6 gene encoding carbonic anhydrase 6 isoform X2: MAPVALMSLLLVGALAQHRTEWTYSGGALDEEHWPREHPACGGKRQSPINLQRKKVQYNPSLKPLNLTGYEAQGVEFPVTNTGHSVQISLPPTMRMTAPDGTEYVALQMHFHWGSVPFGISGSEHTVDGLRYVAEIHVVHYNSKYGSYDLAKSAPDGLAVLAALVEVKEYSENTYYSDLLSHLKNVTNSGESTVLSGLHIQDMLPQNLQDYYTYQGSLTTPPCTENVQWFLLADTVPLSRAQIGKLEASLLNHQHKVMQNNYRRTQPLGGRVVEANFKYQPNPDPELHFYLHKINRNLEYLRKYMDQKKA, translated from the exons ATGGCTCCGGTGGCACTGATGTCTTTGCTCCTCGTGGGAGCCCTGGCTCAGCACAGGACCGAGTGGACATACTCAG GGGGGGCGCTGGATGAGGAGCACTGGCCCAGGGAGCACCCTGCCTGCGGGGGGAAGCGACAGTCGCCCATCAACCTGCAGAGGAAGAAGGTGCAGTACAACCCCTCCCTGAAGCCTCTGAACCTGACTGGCTACGAGGCCCAGGGGGTTGAGTTCCCCGTAACCAACACCGGCCACTCAG TGCAGATCAGCCTGCCCCCCACCATGCGCATGACAGCCCCCGACGGCACGGAGTACGTGGCCCTGCAGATGCACTTCCACTGGGGCAGCGTGCCCTTCGGCATCAGCGGCTCCGAGCACACCGTCGACGGGCTCAGATACGTGGCAGAG ATTCACGTGGTCCACTACAATTCTAAATACGGCAGCTACGACCTTGCCAAGAGCGCCCCCGACGGCCTGGCGGTGCTGGCAGCCCTGGTGGAG GTCAAGGAGTACTCCGAAAACACTTACTACAGCGACCTCCTTTCTCACCTGAAGAACGTCACGAATTCAG GAGAAAGCACAGTTCTAAGTGGTCTTCACATCCAGGACATGCTGCCCCAAAACCTCCAGGACTACTACACCTACCAGGGCTCACTCACCACTCCTCCCTGTACTGAGAACGTCCAGTGGTTCCTGCTGGCGGACACGGTCCCTCTCTCCAGGGCACAG ATCGGGAAGCTCGAGGCCTCCTTACTGAACCACCAGCACAAGGTCATGCAGAACAATTACCGCAGGACCCAGCCCCTGGGCGGCAGAGTGGTGGAAGCCAACTTCAAGTATCAGCCTAATCCTG ACCCTGAGCTCCACTTTTACCTACACAAGATCAACAGGAACCTCGAGTACCTGAGGAAATATATGGACCAGAAGAAAGCCTAG
- the CA6 gene encoding carbonic anhydrase 6 isoform X1: MAPVALMSLLLVGALAQHRTEWTYSGGALDEEHWPREHPACGGKRQSPINLQRKKVQYNPSLKPLNLTGYEAQGVEFPVTNTGHSVQISLPPTMRMTAPDGTEYVALQMHFHWGSVPFGISGSEHTVDGLRYVAEIHVVHYNSKYGSYDLAKSAPDGLAVLAALVEVKEYSENTYYSDLLSHLKNVTNSGESTVLSGLHIQDMLPQNLQDYYTYQGSLTTPPCTENVQWFLLADTVPLSRAQIGKLEASLLNHQHKVMQNNYRRTQPLGGRVVEANFKYQPNPERGGGSSQQQEAPCRPIRPGPGQGDDSLSQSGQRC; encoded by the exons ATGGCTCCGGTGGCACTGATGTCTTTGCTCCTCGTGGGAGCCCTGGCTCAGCACAGGACCGAGTGGACATACTCAG GGGGGGCGCTGGATGAGGAGCACTGGCCCAGGGAGCACCCTGCCTGCGGGGGGAAGCGACAGTCGCCCATCAACCTGCAGAGGAAGAAGGTGCAGTACAACCCCTCCCTGAAGCCTCTGAACCTGACTGGCTACGAGGCCCAGGGGGTTGAGTTCCCCGTAACCAACACCGGCCACTCAG TGCAGATCAGCCTGCCCCCCACCATGCGCATGACAGCCCCCGACGGCACGGAGTACGTGGCCCTGCAGATGCACTTCCACTGGGGCAGCGTGCCCTTCGGCATCAGCGGCTCCGAGCACACCGTCGACGGGCTCAGATACGTGGCAGAG ATTCACGTGGTCCACTACAATTCTAAATACGGCAGCTACGACCTTGCCAAGAGCGCCCCCGACGGCCTGGCGGTGCTGGCAGCCCTGGTGGAG GTCAAGGAGTACTCCGAAAACACTTACTACAGCGACCTCCTTTCTCACCTGAAGAACGTCACGAATTCAG GAGAAAGCACAGTTCTAAGTGGTCTTCACATCCAGGACATGCTGCCCCAAAACCTCCAGGACTACTACACCTACCAGGGCTCACTCACCACTCCTCCCTGTACTGAGAACGTCCAGTGGTTCCTGCTGGCGGACACGGTCCCTCTCTCCAGGGCACAG ATCGGGAAGCTCGAGGCCTCCTTACTGAACCACCAGCACAAGGTCATGCAGAACAATTACCGCAGGACCCAGCCCCTGGGCGGCAGAGTGGTGGAAGCCAACTTCAAGTATCAGCCTAATCCTG aaaggggaggagggtcaTCTCAGCAGCAGGAGGCTCCTTGCAGACCAATCCGCCCAGGGCCTGGCCAAGGGGATGACTCACTTTCCCAGTCCGGGCAGCGATGCTAG